The region TCCGCCGCTCCAGGTGCCGGAGGTGGGGGTCGTGGTCGCGACCGCTCAGGATGTGCCTGACGAACCGGAATTTATCGGGCAGGCCGAGTCGTCGCGTCCCGTGGAAATTCGATCTCAGGTCACCGGCATTCTGAAACAGTGGTTTTTTAAGGAAGGGCGCGACGTCAAAAAGGGCGATCGGCTCTATCAAATCGATCCTGTGCCCTTCCACGCCGCAATGCTGAGTGCCAAGGCCAAAGTGGCGCAATCGGAAGCCCGGTTGGTGCAGGCCAAGCAGAATCTGGCGCGCGTGAAGCCGCTGTTAGCGGAGCAGGCGGTCAGTACGAAAGACGTGGATGACGCGGTGGCCGAAGAGTTGGCGGCGAAGGCCGCTCTCGAAGGCGCCAAAGCCGAACTCGTCAAAGCGAAATTCGATCTCGACAATACGCTGATCATCGCGCCGATCAATGGGATGATCGAACGGACTCGTGTGTATGAAGGGCGGTTGGTGTCGGCGCAAACGGATCTGTTGACTATGAT is a window of Fimbriimonadaceae bacterium DNA encoding:
- a CDS encoding efflux RND transporter periplasmic adaptor subunit; this encodes MVATAQDVPDEPEFIGQAESSRPVEIRSQVTGILKQWFFKEGRDVKKGDRLYQIDPVPFHAAMLSAKAKVAQSEARLVQAKQNLARVKPLLAEQAVSTKDVDDAVAEELAAKAALEGAKAELVKAKFDLDNTLIIAPINGMIERTRVYEGRLVSAQTDLLTMIHQVDPMYVIVSAPESFLLKRKRDTDAKRIQHPGVYQLRGVLTFVDGTTYRHEGVLDLLDVGLKTDTGSRQA